A stretch of Triticum aestivum cultivar Chinese Spring chromosome 1D, IWGSC CS RefSeq v2.1, whole genome shotgun sequence DNA encodes these proteins:
- the LOC123182296 gene encoding E3 ubiquitin-protein ligase UPL4 has translation MDRCRKRPDSDPGGSGEAEPPADKRPCTAEPSTSAAAAVAAAVPAPPEQAASDMDTSSSGHAAEADADADADVDGDDGDGDGDGGSSCESDGDGGPGSGKFRRMVAAVASEGAGGGALLASLTELCEALSFCTEDAGGYFPVESAARALVRLAGAEVASPDEMLLAVRAITYLCDAMPRAADAVVRHGLLPVLCSRLLAIEYLDVAEQCLQAFEKISLRQPAQCLQAGMITAVLAYIDFFSASIQRVAVSAVANACKKVPADCSQFVMDSIPMLCNLLQSEDKMVVEKVATCLISIVDSFSGSVELLDQLCHQGLVEKVLPLINASGLTSLNPSTCSNLIGLLAKLACTSLVAVKSLFELNVGSTIRGILVSSDLSHGMPYLPSENQNNQVNEALKLAIQLIPSAARDVEDTYIVLAKEKIIVDEPGFLCQFSTDILPILIKAVNSGANSYICYGCSSIVNNICYFSKPEMLQELLKETNISSFLAGLLSRKDHHVLISSLKIIEILMQKLPDAYLGSFIKEGVVNAVEALLMQEDCSKSSPPLSDDTQQSENQPVIRNKPTCFCYAFDSRQSESAETRACRIGQGNLFNFARHVKTTYFTAEAVNSEMGLTEILQKLKTCCAVLNDSADKSLNQDSLQNEEHLSTILSEVMMELHGGETMTTFEFLESGLVKSLLNYLSNGKYLQVDDNLKDYNAEHFCAVLKRFQSFARICFSRMEQGWGDMLLTLLVRKLQNALTSLDNFPVIMSHNFKPRNNISDIPIRHSTISPCIRVRFKKDEDETNLSSYDNSVNLEISSSLHSIEQFLWPKVSTCTSDQNTESPPSSVAFESRCAEDDPQERDSSPESSPSSEGIIRENQDSSVEPCSKKGSPSSAGGQPERNKSTGTDCAVQPKLVFSLKGKELDRSVTLYQSILQDQINAGADVILDTQFWRSVHDITFRTAANPEKDDSPENLSNAAISTNDSKTGLMWQALPFFSSLLLGKIPCKLDRSNSLYDILFMLKVLEGLNRYSFHLVSNERNHAFAQGKLTDLDDLKPSVSSVPLQEFVSAKLTDKLEQQMHDPLVLRSRCLPLWCTELMSACPFLFSFEARWKYFQLTAFGSSSMQRGHLIDTSGSNISTERGSPISRKKFKVDRDDILASAAKMMHSYAKSSALLEVEYEEEVGTGLGPTMEFYTLISHEFQKSGLGMWRGELPCEAGTNNAHIGSRTVVAPNGLFPRPWSASVDCASFSEVNKRFHLLGQVLAKAIKDGRILDIPFSKAFYKLILGQELNIYDINSFDPELAMTLMEFKALTCQRKYLESCSTRECQSTSDLSYRGCKIEDLVIDFAVPGYPEYVLSSEGTSDNVTGENLEEYVSFVVEATVKSGITRQLEAFESGFSQVFSLSTLRAFSEDELERLLCGEQDNWDFVKLVDHIKFDHGYTSSSPAVLNLLEIIQEFGCHERRAFLQFITGSPRLPPGGLAALNPNLTVVRKHSNNDADDDLPSVMTCANYLKLPAYCSKERMREKLLYAITEGQGSFHLS, from the exons ATGGATCGCTGCCGGAAGCGCCCCGACTCCGAccccggcggctccggcgaggccgaGCCCCCCGCCGATAAGCGCCCCTGCACCGCCGAGCCCTCgacttccgccgccgccgctgtggccGCGGCCGTGCCAGCGCCGCCGGAGCAGGCCGCCTCCGACATGGACACCTCGTCGTCCGGCCACGCCGCCGAGGCCGACGCCGATGCCGATGCCGATGTGGACGGagacgatggggacggggacggggatggCGGGTCGTCGTGTGAGTCCGATGGGGACGGGGGGCCCGGGAGCGGCAAGTTCCGCCGGATGGTGGCGGCCGTCGCCTCGGAGGGCGCCGGGGGAGGCGCGCTGCTCGCGTCGCTCACGGAGCTCTGCGAGGCGCTCTCCTTCTGCACCGAGGACGCTGGGGGCTACTTCCCCGTCGAGTCCGCCGCGCGGGCGCTCGTGCGCCTGGCCGGCGCTGAGGTCGCCAGCCCCGACGAGATGCTGCTCGCCGTGCGCGCCATCACCTACCTCTGCGACGCCATGCCACGCGCCGCCGACGCCGTCGTCCGCCACGGCCTGCTCCCCGTGCTCTGCTCCCGCCTCCTCGCGATCGAGTACCTTGATGTGGCCGAGCAG TGCTTGCAGGCGTTTGAGAAGATATCGCTGCGGCAGCCGGCGCAGTGCTTGCAGGCAGGCATGATAACTGCCGTGCTGGCGTACATTGACTTCTTCTCTGCAAGTATTCAG AGGGTTGCTGTCTCGGCTGTTGCAAATGCCTGTAAGAAGGTCCCAGCAGATTGCTCCCAGTTTGTGATGGATTCGATCCCAATGCTGTGTAATCTACTGCAGTCTGAGGACAAGATG GTTGTTGAAAAGGTTGCAACTTGCTTGATAAGCATTGTAGACTCTTTTAGTGGTTCAGTGGAGCTTCTTGACCAGCTCTGCCACCAGGGCCTGGTAGAGAAGGTCCTTCCTTTGATCAACGCCAGCGGGCTCACTTCCCTTAACCCATCAACTTGCAGT AACTTGATCGGGCTTCTTGCTAAGCTAGCCTGTACTTCACTTGTGGCAGTGAAGTCTCTCTTTGAGTTGAATGTTGGTAGCACCATAAGGGGGATTTTGGTCAGTTCAGATCTCTCCCATGGGATGCCATACCTGCCTTCGGAAAACCAAAATAACCAG GTTAATGAAGCTCTGAAATTAGCAATCCAGCTTATTCCTTCTGCTGCAAGAGATGTTGAAGACACCTATATAGTACTTGCTAAAGAAAAAATAATTGTCGATGAACCAGGGTTCTTGTGTCAGTTCTCTACGGATATCCTTCCTATCTTGATCAAG GCAGTCAACTCTGGTGCAAATTCGTACATTTGCTATGGCTGTTCTTCAATTGTAAATAACATCTGTTACTTCAGTAAACCTGAAATGCTTCAAGAGTTGCTCAAGGAAACAAACATATCAAG CTTCTTGGCTGGTTTATTGTCCCGGAAGGATCATCATGTGCTAATCTCATCACTGAAGATTATCGAGATTCTCATGCAAAAACTTCCGGATGCTTACCTTGGATCTtttatcaaagaaggtgttgtcaATGCAGTAGAGGCTCTTCTTATGCAAGAGGATTGCTCAAAGTCCAGCCCCCCTCTCTCTGATGACACTCAGCAGTCAGAAAATCAACCTGTTATAAGAAATAAACCTACATGTTTCTGCTATGCATTTGATTCCCGCCAATCTGAATCTGCTGAAACAAGGGCTTGTAGGATTGGGCAGGGGAACCTTTTTAATTTCGCAAGACATGTGAAGACAACTTACTTTACAGCTGAAGCAGTGAATTCAGAGATGGGGTTAACAGAGATTTTGCAGAAGCTCAAAACTTGCTGTGCAGTTCTAAATGACTCTGCTGACAAGTCATTAAACCAAGACAGTCTTCAAAATGAAGAACACTTGTCTACCATTTTGAGCGAGGTGATGATGGAGCTTCACGGAGGAGAAACAATGACGACGTTTGAATTCCTTGAGAGTGGACTGGTCAAATCTTTGTTAAATTACCTGTCTAACGGCAAATACCTTCAGGTGGATGACAATCTTAAAGATTACAATGCTGAACATTTTTGTGCTGTGCTGAAAAGATTTCAGTCATTTGCCCGGATTTGTTTCTCAAGAATGGAGCAAGGTTGGGGTGATATGCTCTTGACACTACTTGTAAGGAAACTGCAGAATGCTCTTACTTCTCTTGACAACTTCCCAGTGATAATGAGCCACAATTTCAAGCCAAGGAACAATATTTCTGATATCCCTATTCGCCACTCAACAATTAGTCCATGTATCCGAGTACGTTTCAAGAAGGATGAAGATGAAACAAACTTATCAAGCTATGATAATTCTGTGAATTTGGAAATCTCTTCTTCCTTGCATTCTATTGAACAATTTCTGTGGCCCAAAGTCAGTACATGCACAAGTGATCAGAATACTGAATCACCACCTAGTAGTGTTGCTTTCGAGAGCAGATGTGCTGAAGATGACCCTCAGGAAAGAGATTCCAGCCCAGAATCTTCTCCTTCATCAGAG GGTATCATCAGAGAAAATCAAGATTCTTCTGTAGAACCATGCTCGAAGAAAGGGTCGCCATCTTCCG CTGGAGGTCAACCAGAACGAAACAAGTCGACCGGGACTGATTGTGCTGTACAGCCGAAACTGGTATTTAGCCTGAAAGGAAAAGAGCTTGACCGATCTGTTACTCTATATCAATCAATCCTGCAAGATCAGATCAATGCGGGAGCTGATGTAATTTTGGACACCCAGTTTTGGCGCAGTGTGCATGACATAACATTTCGAACAGCTGCAAATCCAGAAAAAGATGATTCTCCTGAGAACCTTTCTAATGCAGCGATATCAACAAATGACAGTAAAACTGGTTTAATGTGGCAAGCACTCCCTTTCTTCAGCAGTTTGTTGCTTGGGAAGATCCCTTGCAAACTTGATAGATCAAATTCATTGTATGACATATTGTTTATGCTGAAAGTTTTAGAAGGATTAAACCGATACTCGTTTCACCTCGTGTCTAATGAGAGAAACCATGCTTTTGCTCAAGGGAAGTTAACTGACCTTGATGATCTGAAGCCTTCTGTTTCTTCAGTTCCACTGCAGGAGTTTGTTAGTGCTAAATTGACAGATAAACTGGAGCAACAGATGCATGATCCCTTGGTTTTAAGGTCTCGCTGTCTGCCTTTATGGTGCACTGAACTGATGTCTGCGTGCCCTTTCTTATTTTCCTTTGAGGCAAGATGGAAGTATTTCCAACTGACAGCATTTGGTTCTTCATCAATGCAACGTGGTCATTTGATAGATACAAGTGGTAGCAATATATCAACAGAAAGAGGTTCACCCATTTCACGGAAAAAGTTCAAAGTTGATCGTGATGATATACTGGCTTCAGCTGCGAAAATGATGCATTCCTATGCTAAGAGTAGTGCACTGCTTGAAGTAGAATATGAAGAAGAAGTAGGTACAGGTTTAGGTCCTACAATGGAGTTCTATACGTTGATAAGTCATGAGTTTCAGAAGTCTGGTTTAGGCATGTGGAGGGGTGAGCTTCCTTGTGAAGCTGGCACCAACAATGCTCACATTGGTTCCCGGACTGTGGTCGCGCCTAATGGACTGTTTCCTCGACCGTGGTCTGCTTCTGTAGACTGTGCTTCCTTCTCGGAAGTAAATAAAAGGTTTCACCTCCTTGGTCAGGTTCTCGCAAAGGCAATTAAGGATGGCAGAATTCTTGACATTCCATTTTCCAAAGCATTTTACAAGCTTATCCTAGGACAG GAGCTTAATATATATGATATCAATTCATTTGATCCTGAACTGGCAATGACCCTTATGGAGTTTAAAGCGCTTACTTGTCAAAGGAAATATTTAGAATCATGTTCGACAAGGGAATGCCAGAGCACATCTGATTTGTCTTATCGAGGTTGTAAAATTGAGGATCTTGTTATTGACTTTGCTGTCCCAGGGTATCCAGAATATGTGCTTTCTTCAGAGGGTACTTCAGATAAT GTAACTGGTGAGAATTTGGAAGAATATGTTTCTTTTGTTGTCGAGGCAACAGTTAAAAGTGGAATCACAAGACAGCTGGAGGCCTTTGAGTCAGGATTCAGTCAG GTATTTTCACTAAGCACACTTCGGGCATTCTCAGAGGATGAGCTGGAGAGATTACTCTGCGGAGAACAAGATAACTGGGAT TTTGTGAAACTTGTGGATCACATAAAATTTGATCATGGCTACACCTCCAGCAGTCCTGCAGTCCTTAAT TTGTTAGAGATCATACAAGAGTTTGGATGCCATGAACGCAGAGCTTTCTTGCAATTTATAACTGGTTCACCTCGGCTCCCTCCAGGCGGTCTGGCTGCACTGAATCCAAATTTGACAGTTGTCAGGAAG CATAGCAACAACGATGCTGATGATGATCTGCCAAGTGTGATGACTTGCGCTAACTATCTTAAGTTACCTGCCTACTGCTctaag GAAAGGATGAGGGAGAAGCTACTCTACGCGATTACTGAGGGGCAGGGGTCCTTCCACCTGTCCTGA